In Papio anubis isolate 15944 chromosome 17, Panubis1.0, whole genome shotgun sequence, the following are encoded in one genomic region:
- the SREBF1 gene encoding sterol regulatory element-binding protein 1 isoform X3, protein MDCTFEDMLQLINNQDSDFPGLFDPPYAGSGAGGTDPASPDTSSPGSLSPPPTTLSSSLEDFLSGPKAAPSPLSPPQPAPTPLKMYPSVPTFSPGPGIKEESVPLSILQTPTPQPLPGALLPQSFPAPAPPQFSSTPVLGYPSPPGGFSTGSPPGSTQQPLPGLPLASPPGVPPVSLHTQVQSVAPQRLLTVTAAPTAAPATTTVTSQIQQVPVLLQPHFIKADSLLLTAMKTDGTTVKAAGLSPLVSGTTVQTGPLPTLVSGGTILATVPLVVDADKLPINRLAAGSKAPGSAQSRGEKRTAHNAIEKRYRSSINDKIIELKDLVVGTEAKLNKSAVLRKAIDYIRFLQHSNQKLKQENLSLRTAVHKSKSLKDLVSACGSEGNTDVLMEGVKTEVEDTLTPPPSDAGSPFQSSPLSLGSRGSGSGGSGSDSEPDSPVFEDSKAKPEQRPSPHSRGMLDRSRLALCTLVFLCLSCNPLASLLGARGLPGPSDITSVYHSPGRNVLGTESRDGPGWAQWLLPPVVWLLNGLLVLVSLVLLFVYGEPVTRPHSGPAVHFWRHRKQADLDLARGDFAQAAQQLWLALRALGRPLPTSHLDLACSLLWNLIRHLLQRLWVGRWLAGRAGGLQRDCSLRVDARASARDAALVYHKLHQLHTMGKYTGGHLTATNLALSALNLAECAGDAVSVATLAEIYVAAALRVKTSLPRTLHFLTRFFLSSARQACLAQSGSVPPAMQWLCHPVGHRFFVDGDWAVLSTPRETLYSLAGNPVDPLAQVTQLFREHLLERALNCVTQPNPSPGSADGDKEFSDALGYLQLLNSCSDAAGAPACSFSISSSMATTTGIDPVAKWWASLTAVVIHWLRRDEEAAERLCPLVEHLPRVLQESERPLPRAALHSFKAARALLGCAKAESGPASLTICEKASGYLQDSLATTPASSSIDKAVQLFLCDLLLVVRTSLWRQQQPPAPAPAAQGTSSGPQASALELRGFQRDLSSLRRLAQSFRPAMRRVFLHEATARLMAGASPTRTHQLLDRSLRRRAGPGGKGGAVAELEPRPTRREHAEALLLASCYLPPGFLSAPGQRVGMLAEAARTLEKLGDRRLLHDCQQMLMRLGGGTTVTSS, encoded by the exons ATGGATTGCACGTTCGAAG ACATGCTTCAGCTTATCAACAACCAAGACAGTGACTTCCCTGGCCTGTTTGACCCGCCCTATgctgggagtggggcagggggCACAGACCCTGCCAGCCCCGATACCAGCTCCCCAGGCAGCTTGTCTCCACCTCCTACCACACTGAGCTCCTCTCTTGAAGACTTCCTGAGCGGCCCGAAGGCAGCACCCTcacccctgtcccctccccagcctgcaccCACTCCATTGAAGATGTACCCGTCCGTGCCCACTTTCTCCCCTGGGCCTGGTATCAAGGAAGAGTCAGTGCCATTGAGCATCCTGCAGACCCCCACCCCGCAGCCCCTGCCAGGGGCCCTCCTGCCACAGAgcttcccagccccagccccaccgcAGTTCAGCTCCACCCCCGTGTTAGGCTACCCCAGCCCTCCGGGAGGCTTCTCTACAG GGAGCCCTCCTGGGAGCACCCAGCAGCCGCTGCCTGGCCTGCCACTGGCTTCCCCGCCAGGGGTCCCGCCCGTCTCCTTGCACACCCAGGTCCAGAGTGTGGCCCCCCAGCGGCTACTGACAGTCACAGCTGCCCCCACAGCAGCCCCTGCAACGACCACTGTGACCTCGCAGATCCAGCAGGTCCCG GTCCTGCTGCAGCCCCACTTCATCAAGGCAGACTCACTGCTTCTGACAGCCATGAAGACAGACGGAACCACTGTGAAGGCGGCGGGTCTCAGCCCCCTGGTCTCCGGCACCACTGTGCAGACAGGGCCTTTGCCG ACCCTGGTGAGTGGCGGAACCATCTTGGCAACAGTCCCGCTGGTTGTAGATGCGGACAAGCTACCTATCAACCGGCTGGCGGCTGGCAGCAAGGCCCCGGGCTCAGCCCAGAGCCGTGGAGAGAAGCGTACAGCCCACAACGCCATTGAGAAGCGATACCGCTCCTCCATCAATGACAAAATCATTGAGCTCAAGGATCTGGTGGTGGGCACTGAGGCAAAG CTGAATAAATCTGCTGTCTTGCGCAAGGCCATCGACTACATTCGCTTTCTGCAACACAGCAACCAGAAACTCAAGCAGGAGAACCTAAGTCTGCGCACTGCTGTCCACAAAAGCA AATCTCTGAAGGATCTGGTGTCGGCCTGTGGCAGTGAAGGGAACACAGACGTGCTCATGGAGGGCGTGAAGACTGAGGTGGAGGACACACTGACCCCACCCCCCTCGGATGCCGGCTCGCCCTTCCAGAGCAGCCCCTTGTCCCTTGGCAGCAggggcagtggcagtggtggcagtggcagtgacTCGGAGCCTGACAGCCCAGTCTTCGAGGACAGCAAG GCAAAGCCAGAGCAGCGGCCGTCTCCGCACAGCCGGGGCATGCTGGACCGCTCCCGCCTGGCCCTGTGCACACTCGTCTTCCTCTGCCTGTCCTGCAACCCCTTGGCCTCCTTGCTGGGGGCCCGGGGGCTTCCTGGCCCCTCAGATATCACCAGCGTCTACCACAGCCCTGGGCGCAACGTGCTGGGCACCGAGAGTAGAG ATGGccctggctgggcccagtggctgcTGCCCCCAGTGGTCTGGCTGCTCAATGGGCTGCTGGTGCTGGTCTCCTTGGTGCTTCTCTTTGTCTACGGTGAGCCAGTCACGCGGCCGCACTCAGGCCCCGCCGTGCACTTCTGGAGGCATCGCAAGCAGGCTGACTTGGACCTGGCCCGG GGGGACTTTGCCCAGGCTGCCCAGCAGCTGTGGCTGGCCCTGCGGGCACTGGGCCggcccctgcccacctcccacctGGACCTGGCTTGTAGCCTCCTCTGGAACCTCATCCGTCACCTGCTGCAGCGTCTCTGGGTGGGCCGCTGGCTGGCAGGCCGGGCGGGGGGCCTGCAGCGGGACTGTTCTCTGCGGGTGGATGCTCGCGCCAGCGCCCGAGACGCAGCCCTGGTCTACCATAAGCTGCACCAGCTGCACACCATGG GGAAGTACACAGGCGGGCACCTCACTGCCACCAACCTGGCGCTGAGTGCCCTGAACCTGGCAGAGTGTGCAGGGGATGCTGTGTCTGTGGCAACGCTGGCCGAGATCTATGTGGCAGCTGCATTGAGAGTGAAGACCAGTCTCCCACGGACCTTGCATTTTCTGACA CGCTTCTTCCTGAGCAGTGCCCGCCAGgcctgcctggcacagagtggctCTGTGCCTCCTGCCATGCAGTGGCTCTGCCACCCCGTGGGCCACCGTTTCTTCGTGGATGGGGACTGGGCCGTGCTCAGTACCCCACGGGAGACCCTGTACAGCTTGGCTGGTAACCCAG TGGACCCCCTGGCCCAGGTGACTCAGCTATTCCGGGAACATCTCTTGGAGCGAGCACTGAACTGTGTGACCCAGCCCAACCCCAGCCCTGGGTCAGCTGATGGGGACAA GGAATTCTCGGATGCCCTCGGGTACCTGCAGCTGCTGAACAGCTGTTCTGATGCGGCGGGGGCTCCtgcctgcagcttctccatcagttCCAGCATGGCCACCACCACCG GCATAGACCCAGTGGCCAAGTGGTGGGCCTCTCTGACAGCTGTGGTGATCCACTGGCTGCGGCGGGACGAGGAGGCGGCTGAGCGGCTGTGCCCACTGGTGGAGCACCTGCCCCGGGTGCTGCAGGAGTCTGA GAGACCCCTGCCCAGGGCGGCTCTGCACTCCTTCAAGGCTGCCCGGGCCCTGCTGGGCTGTGCCAAGGCAGAGTCTGGTCCAGCCAGCCTGACCATCTGTGAGAAGGCCAGTGGGTACCTGCAGGACAGCCTGGCTACCACACCAGCCAGCAGCTCCATTGACAAG GCCGTGCAGCTGTTCCTGTGTGACCTGCTCCTTGTGGTACGCACCAGCCTGTGGCGGCAGCAGCAgcccccggccccggccccggcagCCCAGGGCACCAGCAGCGGGCCTCAGGCTTCTGCCCTTGAGCTGCGTGGCTTCCAACGGGACCTGAGCAGCTTGAGGCGGCTGGCACAGAGCTTCCGGCCTGCCATGCGGAGG GTGTTTCTACATGAGGCCACGGCCCGGCTGATGGCAGGGGCCAGCCCCACACGGACACACCAACTCCTCGACCGCAGTCTCAGGCGGCGGGCAGGCCCCGGTGGCAAAGGAG
- the SREBF1 gene encoding sterol regulatory element-binding protein 1 isoform X2 → MDEPPFSEAALEQALGGPCDLDAALLTDIEDMLQLINNQDSDFPGLFDPPYAGSGAGGTDPASPDTSSPGSLSPPPTTLSSSLEDFLSGPKAAPSPLSPPQPAPTPLKMYPSVPTFSPGPGIKEESVPLSILQTPTPQPLPGALLPQSFPAPAPPQFSSTPVLGYPSPPGGFSTGSPPGSTQQPLPGLPLASPPGVPPVSLHTQVQSVAPQRLLTVTAAPTAAPATTTVTSQIQQVLLQPHFIKADSLLLTAMKTDGTTVKAAGLSPLVSGTTVQTGPLPTLVSGGTILATVPLVVDADKLPINRLAAGSKAPGSAQSRGEKRTAHNAIEKRYRSSINDKIIELKDLVVGTEAKLNKSAVLRKAIDYIRFLQHSNQKLKQENLSLRTAVHKSKSLKDLVSACGSEGNTDVLMEGVKTEVEDTLTPPPSDAGSPFQSSPLSLGSRGSGSGGSGSDSEPDSPVFEDSKAKPEQRPSPHSRGMLDRSRLALCTLVFLCLSCNPLASLLGARGLPGPSDITSVYHSPGRNVLGTESRDGPGWAQWLLPPVVWLLNGLLVLVSLVLLFVYGEPVTRPHSGPAVHFWRHRKQADLDLARGDFAQAAQQLWLALRALGRPLPTSHLDLACSLLWNLIRHLLQRLWVGRWLAGRAGGLQRDCSLRVDARASARDAALVYHKLHQLHTMGKYTGGHLTATNLALSALNLAECAGDAVSVATLAEIYVAAALRVKTSLPRTLHFLTRFFLSSARQACLAQSGSVPPAMQWLCHPVGHRFFVDGDWAVLSTPRETLYSLAGNPVDPLAQVTQLFREHLLERALNCVTQPNPSPGSADGDKEFSDALGYLQLLNSCSDAAGAPACSFSISSSMATTTGIDPVAKWWASLTAVVIHWLRRDEEAAERLCPLVEHLPRVLQESERPLPRAALHSFKAARALLGCAKAESGPASLTICEKASGYLQDSLATTPASSSIDKAVQLFLCDLLLVVRTSLWRQQQPPAPAPAAQGTSSGPQASALELRGFQRDLSSLRRLAQSFRPAMRRVFLHEATARLMAGASPTRTHQLLDRSLRRRAGPGGKGGAVAELEPRPTRREHAEALLLASCYLPPGFLSAPGQRVGMLAEAARTLEKLGDRRLLHDCQQMLMRLGGGTTVTSS, encoded by the exons ATGGACGAGCCGCCCTTCAGCGAGGCGGCTTTGGAGCAGGCGCTGGGCGGGCCGTGCGATCTGGACGCGGCGCTGCTGACCGACATCGAAG ACATGCTTCAGCTTATCAACAACCAAGACAGTGACTTCCCTGGCCTGTTTGACCCGCCCTATgctgggagtggggcagggggCACAGACCCTGCCAGCCCCGATACCAGCTCCCCAGGCAGCTTGTCTCCACCTCCTACCACACTGAGCTCCTCTCTTGAAGACTTCCTGAGCGGCCCGAAGGCAGCACCCTcacccctgtcccctccccagcctgcaccCACTCCATTGAAGATGTACCCGTCCGTGCCCACTTTCTCCCCTGGGCCTGGTATCAAGGAAGAGTCAGTGCCATTGAGCATCCTGCAGACCCCCACCCCGCAGCCCCTGCCAGGGGCCCTCCTGCCACAGAgcttcccagccccagccccaccgcAGTTCAGCTCCACCCCCGTGTTAGGCTACCCCAGCCCTCCGGGAGGCTTCTCTACAG GGAGCCCTCCTGGGAGCACCCAGCAGCCGCTGCCTGGCCTGCCACTGGCTTCCCCGCCAGGGGTCCCGCCCGTCTCCTTGCACACCCAGGTCCAGAGTGTGGCCCCCCAGCGGCTACTGACAGTCACAGCTGCCCCCACAGCAGCCCCTGCAACGACCACTGTGACCTCGCAGATCCAGCAG GTCCTGCTGCAGCCCCACTTCATCAAGGCAGACTCACTGCTTCTGACAGCCATGAAGACAGACGGAACCACTGTGAAGGCGGCGGGTCTCAGCCCCCTGGTCTCCGGCACCACTGTGCAGACAGGGCCTTTGCCG ACCCTGGTGAGTGGCGGAACCATCTTGGCAACAGTCCCGCTGGTTGTAGATGCGGACAAGCTACCTATCAACCGGCTGGCGGCTGGCAGCAAGGCCCCGGGCTCAGCCCAGAGCCGTGGAGAGAAGCGTACAGCCCACAACGCCATTGAGAAGCGATACCGCTCCTCCATCAATGACAAAATCATTGAGCTCAAGGATCTGGTGGTGGGCACTGAGGCAAAG CTGAATAAATCTGCTGTCTTGCGCAAGGCCATCGACTACATTCGCTTTCTGCAACACAGCAACCAGAAACTCAAGCAGGAGAACCTAAGTCTGCGCACTGCTGTCCACAAAAGCA AATCTCTGAAGGATCTGGTGTCGGCCTGTGGCAGTGAAGGGAACACAGACGTGCTCATGGAGGGCGTGAAGACTGAGGTGGAGGACACACTGACCCCACCCCCCTCGGATGCCGGCTCGCCCTTCCAGAGCAGCCCCTTGTCCCTTGGCAGCAggggcagtggcagtggtggcagtggcagtgacTCGGAGCCTGACAGCCCAGTCTTCGAGGACAGCAAG GCAAAGCCAGAGCAGCGGCCGTCTCCGCACAGCCGGGGCATGCTGGACCGCTCCCGCCTGGCCCTGTGCACACTCGTCTTCCTCTGCCTGTCCTGCAACCCCTTGGCCTCCTTGCTGGGGGCCCGGGGGCTTCCTGGCCCCTCAGATATCACCAGCGTCTACCACAGCCCTGGGCGCAACGTGCTGGGCACCGAGAGTAGAG ATGGccctggctgggcccagtggctgcTGCCCCCAGTGGTCTGGCTGCTCAATGGGCTGCTGGTGCTGGTCTCCTTGGTGCTTCTCTTTGTCTACGGTGAGCCAGTCACGCGGCCGCACTCAGGCCCCGCCGTGCACTTCTGGAGGCATCGCAAGCAGGCTGACTTGGACCTGGCCCGG GGGGACTTTGCCCAGGCTGCCCAGCAGCTGTGGCTGGCCCTGCGGGCACTGGGCCggcccctgcccacctcccacctGGACCTGGCTTGTAGCCTCCTCTGGAACCTCATCCGTCACCTGCTGCAGCGTCTCTGGGTGGGCCGCTGGCTGGCAGGCCGGGCGGGGGGCCTGCAGCGGGACTGTTCTCTGCGGGTGGATGCTCGCGCCAGCGCCCGAGACGCAGCCCTGGTCTACCATAAGCTGCACCAGCTGCACACCATGG GGAAGTACACAGGCGGGCACCTCACTGCCACCAACCTGGCGCTGAGTGCCCTGAACCTGGCAGAGTGTGCAGGGGATGCTGTGTCTGTGGCAACGCTGGCCGAGATCTATGTGGCAGCTGCATTGAGAGTGAAGACCAGTCTCCCACGGACCTTGCATTTTCTGACA CGCTTCTTCCTGAGCAGTGCCCGCCAGgcctgcctggcacagagtggctCTGTGCCTCCTGCCATGCAGTGGCTCTGCCACCCCGTGGGCCACCGTTTCTTCGTGGATGGGGACTGGGCCGTGCTCAGTACCCCACGGGAGACCCTGTACAGCTTGGCTGGTAACCCAG TGGACCCCCTGGCCCAGGTGACTCAGCTATTCCGGGAACATCTCTTGGAGCGAGCACTGAACTGTGTGACCCAGCCCAACCCCAGCCCTGGGTCAGCTGATGGGGACAA GGAATTCTCGGATGCCCTCGGGTACCTGCAGCTGCTGAACAGCTGTTCTGATGCGGCGGGGGCTCCtgcctgcagcttctccatcagttCCAGCATGGCCACCACCACCG GCATAGACCCAGTGGCCAAGTGGTGGGCCTCTCTGACAGCTGTGGTGATCCACTGGCTGCGGCGGGACGAGGAGGCGGCTGAGCGGCTGTGCCCACTGGTGGAGCACCTGCCCCGGGTGCTGCAGGAGTCTGA GAGACCCCTGCCCAGGGCGGCTCTGCACTCCTTCAAGGCTGCCCGGGCCCTGCTGGGCTGTGCCAAGGCAGAGTCTGGTCCAGCCAGCCTGACCATCTGTGAGAAGGCCAGTGGGTACCTGCAGGACAGCCTGGCTACCACACCAGCCAGCAGCTCCATTGACAAG GCCGTGCAGCTGTTCCTGTGTGACCTGCTCCTTGTGGTACGCACCAGCCTGTGGCGGCAGCAGCAgcccccggccccggccccggcagCCCAGGGCACCAGCAGCGGGCCTCAGGCTTCTGCCCTTGAGCTGCGTGGCTTCCAACGGGACCTGAGCAGCTTGAGGCGGCTGGCACAGAGCTTCCGGCCTGCCATGCGGAGG GTGTTTCTACATGAGGCCACGGCCCGGCTGATGGCAGGGGCCAGCCCCACACGGACACACCAACTCCTCGACCGCAGTCTCAGGCGGCGGGCAGGCCCCGGTGGCAAAGGAG
- the SREBF1 gene encoding sterol regulatory element-binding protein 1 isoform X5, whose protein sequence is MDEPPFSEAALEQALGGPCDLDAALLTDIEGEVGAGRGRASRLDAPRAGADRGAMDCTFEDMLQLINNQDSDFPGLFDPPYAGSGAGGTDPASPDTSSPGSLSPPPTTLSSSLEDFLSGPKAAPSPLSPPQPAPTPLKMYPSVPTFSPGPGIKEESVPLSILQTPTPQPLPGALLPQSFPAPAPPQFSSTPVLGYPSPPGGFSTGSPPGSTQQPLPGLPLASPPGVPPVSLHTQVQSVAPQRLLTVTAAPTAAPATTTVTSQIQQVPVLLQPHFIKADSLLLTAMKTDGTTVKAAGLSPLVSGTTVQTGPLPTLVSGGTILATVPLVVDADKLPINRLAAGSKAPGSAQSRGEKRTAHNAIEKRYRSSINDKIIELKDLVVGTEAKLNKSAVLRKAIDYIRFLQHSNQKLKQENLSLRTAVHKSKSLKDLVSACGSEGNTDVLMEGVKTEVEDTLTPPPSDAGSPFQSSPLSLGSRGSGSGGSGSDSEPDSPVFEDSKAKPEQRPSPHSRGMLDRSRLALCTLVFLCLSCNPLASLLGARGLPGPSDITSVYHSPGRNVLGTESRDGPGWAQWLLPPVVWLLNGLLVLVSLVLLFVYGEPVTRPHSGPAVHFWRHRKQADLDLARGDFAQAAQQLWLALRALGRPLPTSHLDLACSLLWNLIRHLLQRLWVGRWLAGRAGGLQRDCSLRVDARASARDAALVYHKLHQLHTMGKYTGGHLTATNLALSALNLAECAGDAVSVATLAEIYVAAALRVKTSLPRTLHFLTRFFLSSARQACLAQSGSVPPAMQWLCHPVGHRFFVDGDWAVLSTPRETLYSLAGNPVDPLAQVTQLFREHLLERALNCVTQPNPSPGSADGDKEFSDALGYLQLLNSCSDAAGAPACSFSISSSMATTTGIDPVAKWWASLTAVVIHWLRRDEEAAERLCPLVEHLPRVLQESERPLPRAALHSFKAARALLGCAKAESGPASLTICEKASGYLQDSLATTPASSSIDKAVQLFLCDLLLVVRTSLWRQQQPPAPAPAAQGTSSGPQASALELRGFQRDLSSLRRLAQSFRPAMRRVFLHEATARLMAGASPTRTHQLLDRSLRRRAGPGGKGGAVAELEPRPTRREHAEALLLASCYLPPGFLSAPGQRVGMLAEAARTLEKLGDRRLLHDCQQMLMRLGGGTTVTSS, encoded by the exons ATGGACGAGCCGCCCTTCAGCGAGGCGGCTTTGGAGCAGGCGCTGGGCGGGCCGTGCGATCTGGACGCGGCGCTGCTGACCGACATCGAAG GTGAAGTCGGCGCGGGGAGGGGTAGGGCCAGCCGCCTGGACGCCCCAAGGGCGGGCGCAGATCGCGGAGCCATGGATTGCACGTTCGAAG ACATGCTTCAGCTTATCAACAACCAAGACAGTGACTTCCCTGGCCTGTTTGACCCGCCCTATgctgggagtggggcagggggCACAGACCCTGCCAGCCCCGATACCAGCTCCCCAGGCAGCTTGTCTCCACCTCCTACCACACTGAGCTCCTCTCTTGAAGACTTCCTGAGCGGCCCGAAGGCAGCACCCTcacccctgtcccctccccagcctgcaccCACTCCATTGAAGATGTACCCGTCCGTGCCCACTTTCTCCCCTGGGCCTGGTATCAAGGAAGAGTCAGTGCCATTGAGCATCCTGCAGACCCCCACCCCGCAGCCCCTGCCAGGGGCCCTCCTGCCACAGAgcttcccagccccagccccaccgcAGTTCAGCTCCACCCCCGTGTTAGGCTACCCCAGCCCTCCGGGAGGCTTCTCTACAG GGAGCCCTCCTGGGAGCACCCAGCAGCCGCTGCCTGGCCTGCCACTGGCTTCCCCGCCAGGGGTCCCGCCCGTCTCCTTGCACACCCAGGTCCAGAGTGTGGCCCCCCAGCGGCTACTGACAGTCACAGCTGCCCCCACAGCAGCCCCTGCAACGACCACTGTGACCTCGCAGATCCAGCAGGTCCCG GTCCTGCTGCAGCCCCACTTCATCAAGGCAGACTCACTGCTTCTGACAGCCATGAAGACAGACGGAACCACTGTGAAGGCGGCGGGTCTCAGCCCCCTGGTCTCCGGCACCACTGTGCAGACAGGGCCTTTGCCG ACCCTGGTGAGTGGCGGAACCATCTTGGCAACAGTCCCGCTGGTTGTAGATGCGGACAAGCTACCTATCAACCGGCTGGCGGCTGGCAGCAAGGCCCCGGGCTCAGCCCAGAGCCGTGGAGAGAAGCGTACAGCCCACAACGCCATTGAGAAGCGATACCGCTCCTCCATCAATGACAAAATCATTGAGCTCAAGGATCTGGTGGTGGGCACTGAGGCAAAG CTGAATAAATCTGCTGTCTTGCGCAAGGCCATCGACTACATTCGCTTTCTGCAACACAGCAACCAGAAACTCAAGCAGGAGAACCTAAGTCTGCGCACTGCTGTCCACAAAAGCA AATCTCTGAAGGATCTGGTGTCGGCCTGTGGCAGTGAAGGGAACACAGACGTGCTCATGGAGGGCGTGAAGACTGAGGTGGAGGACACACTGACCCCACCCCCCTCGGATGCCGGCTCGCCCTTCCAGAGCAGCCCCTTGTCCCTTGGCAGCAggggcagtggcagtggtggcagtggcagtgacTCGGAGCCTGACAGCCCAGTCTTCGAGGACAGCAAG GCAAAGCCAGAGCAGCGGCCGTCTCCGCACAGCCGGGGCATGCTGGACCGCTCCCGCCTGGCCCTGTGCACACTCGTCTTCCTCTGCCTGTCCTGCAACCCCTTGGCCTCCTTGCTGGGGGCCCGGGGGCTTCCTGGCCCCTCAGATATCACCAGCGTCTACCACAGCCCTGGGCGCAACGTGCTGGGCACCGAGAGTAGAG ATGGccctggctgggcccagtggctgcTGCCCCCAGTGGTCTGGCTGCTCAATGGGCTGCTGGTGCTGGTCTCCTTGGTGCTTCTCTTTGTCTACGGTGAGCCAGTCACGCGGCCGCACTCAGGCCCCGCCGTGCACTTCTGGAGGCATCGCAAGCAGGCTGACTTGGACCTGGCCCGG GGGGACTTTGCCCAGGCTGCCCAGCAGCTGTGGCTGGCCCTGCGGGCACTGGGCCggcccctgcccacctcccacctGGACCTGGCTTGTAGCCTCCTCTGGAACCTCATCCGTCACCTGCTGCAGCGTCTCTGGGTGGGCCGCTGGCTGGCAGGCCGGGCGGGGGGCCTGCAGCGGGACTGTTCTCTGCGGGTGGATGCTCGCGCCAGCGCCCGAGACGCAGCCCTGGTCTACCATAAGCTGCACCAGCTGCACACCATGG GGAAGTACACAGGCGGGCACCTCACTGCCACCAACCTGGCGCTGAGTGCCCTGAACCTGGCAGAGTGTGCAGGGGATGCTGTGTCTGTGGCAACGCTGGCCGAGATCTATGTGGCAGCTGCATTGAGAGTGAAGACCAGTCTCCCACGGACCTTGCATTTTCTGACA CGCTTCTTCCTGAGCAGTGCCCGCCAGgcctgcctggcacagagtggctCTGTGCCTCCTGCCATGCAGTGGCTCTGCCACCCCGTGGGCCACCGTTTCTTCGTGGATGGGGACTGGGCCGTGCTCAGTACCCCACGGGAGACCCTGTACAGCTTGGCTGGTAACCCAG TGGACCCCCTGGCCCAGGTGACTCAGCTATTCCGGGAACATCTCTTGGAGCGAGCACTGAACTGTGTGACCCAGCCCAACCCCAGCCCTGGGTCAGCTGATGGGGACAA GGAATTCTCGGATGCCCTCGGGTACCTGCAGCTGCTGAACAGCTGTTCTGATGCGGCGGGGGCTCCtgcctgcagcttctccatcagttCCAGCATGGCCACCACCACCG GCATAGACCCAGTGGCCAAGTGGTGGGCCTCTCTGACAGCTGTGGTGATCCACTGGCTGCGGCGGGACGAGGAGGCGGCTGAGCGGCTGTGCCCACTGGTGGAGCACCTGCCCCGGGTGCTGCAGGAGTCTGA GAGACCCCTGCCCAGGGCGGCTCTGCACTCCTTCAAGGCTGCCCGGGCCCTGCTGGGCTGTGCCAAGGCAGAGTCTGGTCCAGCCAGCCTGACCATCTGTGAGAAGGCCAGTGGGTACCTGCAGGACAGCCTGGCTACCACACCAGCCAGCAGCTCCATTGACAAG GCCGTGCAGCTGTTCCTGTGTGACCTGCTCCTTGTGGTACGCACCAGCCTGTGGCGGCAGCAGCAgcccccggccccggccccggcagCCCAGGGCACCAGCAGCGGGCCTCAGGCTTCTGCCCTTGAGCTGCGTGGCTTCCAACGGGACCTGAGCAGCTTGAGGCGGCTGGCACAGAGCTTCCGGCCTGCCATGCGGAGG GTGTTTCTACATGAGGCCACGGCCCGGCTGATGGCAGGGGCCAGCCCCACACGGACACACCAACTCCTCGACCGCAGTCTCAGGCGGCGGGCAGGCCCCGGTGGCAAAGGAG